The genomic stretch TGCAGAACACCTTCTCTCTGTGGCTGTGTGGGTTCTCTTCTACAATCTGCTCCAGCCTGACGCTGGGGATCTCCAGCGCCACTCGGCCCACCTCCTTCCAGGTGATGCCGATGTTGCGGGCCACCAGCATGAGCTGCTTCTCTGTCACCATCCTGTTGCCTGGTGAGGAAGTAAATAATGTTACTGAGATGCCAAGAACGTCAGGAACGTGGGGGCTGGAAGTCTAAAGACCAATGAATGAACGAATCAACTGAATAGGAATCTGGGAATCTTTACCTCTATCAAATTTGCACATCTGCTTTCTGGGAACGTCGTCTGCTGCTTGCTTTTCTTGATTGTTTTGGTTCCTCTTGTTCCCTACAAGGTGAAAATTCATTCCAATTCAGCTATTATTAATCCAGTTTCAATAcccagcattattattattattattattattattattattattataatttttacctATAGTGAGTGATTTGGCCCATTCCACCTCGTCGAGAAATGCCAGTTTAGGAAATGCctcttttatctctttcttctttAAAAGTTTCAGGAAGATCTGAAGACGTTTTCTGTCTTTGTTCATCACATAGTCCAGGATGTCCCGCGTTTTATCCCACGGCACTACAGACGCTTTGACGTGGCTGTATTCTTTCTGGGTTAGTAACTGGGATGCATGGCAGTGCTGGAGCAGGAAGTCAGGGTCTCCAGATAGAGCATCTATCAGCTGCGGTTTAAACTTCTGGATGAGTCGAGCCTCAACCTTCAGCTCCATGTCCATTCTGTATTAAATGATGCTCTTAAATGTTCCACCTGATGAGGGGGAGGGTAAAACACAGCATTAAAATACTCACAGAAATATTTTATAGCTTGTTGACCAAATgagttattaaattaaattatgaaCCACAATAACTATGAGGAATATATTGGaaagcattttttaaagattttttattttattttatttcagacagTAGAGGTCGCTGTTTATTTCCTCCTTTTCGTTATCCAGGTTGCCAAATCCTACCCAatcccctatatatatatatatatatatatatatatatatatatatatatatatatatatatatatatatattcccctGTGACAGAGGAATTTCCTAAAATAATGGAttcttttttaaagcaatttctTAGGTTGAAAATTgacaagaaatattttttttccaaattctcTGTCTCAGTTGTTttacagtgaaataaataaacatttatattaattgcatATTTGGATTTTATTAACATCAGCAATCACATGGTAAAGCCTGACTGTGATTtcctttaatataaaaataaaactgctcAATTAACCTACAGTGTCTTAAAAGTCAATAACATTCATAATAAGtgcatgttatttattataaatctaaAATCCCATCGTGGGAACACATTGTTTACCTGCCAGGAGCTGTCTCTCTTTAGAGTCTCACACTTTCAGCTCATcttccattcatttttttcatgatgAACATGATCATATCTAATATTCATAGTCAAAAgagtataaatgtgtttattataggTTTTTCTGCTCTTTGTTACCACTCTAATGTTGTGTGTTGTCTTTTTCCGGCtcttttggttttctttttctttcctgtagtaTAACTGAATACAGGTATCTCTACTGCCACCTGCAGGCAGGAGAATAACAATGCACCTTCTATACATCCGGAAATAAATTTCAatcattcaaatgttttacattgtgaacttaaaaataaagaaataaataaacaacaatcaATATAATGATCAACAAATAATATAATGACCACCAATCAATATAAtagcataaaaatgtataaatgtgcgAATATTCGATGTGTgggaaaatataattatatttgtggGAAACGTGGGAAAAGAAATGTGGTGTAAATGCTCcaggaaataataaataactattattaataataattcaagcTAATTAAAATGGAATTGACTTAATAAACCGAGAagggaaatgttttaaataaacatctgtgCCACATGATGATTGGTAAACTTGttccagatgttttattttggtgcataaaaagcaaacattttttaattgccaTTTTTATGGCTCTAATcatctttaaataaattaacctAAGTAggtattaaatatgaaaatgagAAATGGAATTGAAAAGAAAGTAtcaacataatataatataatagaatagaatagaatagaatagaatagaatagaatagaatatatacCTATAGGATCTACAATTTAAACGTGAAGATATATAAACCTAAGTAGttcatgtgtgcatgtgtgttacaAGTAATATCAACCAATgtagctttttaaaataataataataataataataataataataataataataataataataataatttccaccATTGAGCATTAAAACAGGTGGTTCATGAATATGTTAAATAGCGGATGACGTCACACGCTACCTTGGCGGATTTTTGAGAGTAGTTGTAGTTGAGGTGTAGTGTACATGTGCACTGTGTGGTGTTGTTGCTGGTGTTGTTGCTGGAGGTTTTGCTGGTGTTGTTGGAGGTGAGTAGGTATGTGGTTGGGTGTCTTGCTCAATGTTGCATTACAAAATATATTCACACTGATGTGGACTCTCAAAGGTATGTTCTGATTTCAAGTCTGTGATGTTATAATGTGAGAAATAGAACAGAAATTGGGATTTGCTGCACAAAATGTGACCCAGAAGGAGTACTGGTTAACTTTACCTGCTTTCCTGGTTATCTTATTTGTTGGTGGTATTAAGTTTAGGCATGGATGAGAGATCATTTCAAGTGATTGCAATGTGGCCATGACTTTATTTGCTGTTAATAATATTGCCTTAAGTGTTTTTTCAAAACACAAGCTAATGTTTTATCCATGTAACAAACCCAAAACagaattttaatattattaatcatCGTTATATCATCTTTACATTCATAGATTTCTAAATTTCTGCCTTTTTAGCAGAATTAAAAAGGTCTCCTGAGTCTTCAATGATGCTTAACGTGTGGCCTTGATGGggcctttatttatttgtggcCACAGATGATTAAAAACAACCAGCAAATCACCATAAAGACCTCTGTCCCACAGTCAGGACAtgatttaaacatgtttatttgtttatcataCAGGATTGAGAGAAATTGTGCTGATCTGATTGGGCTGTGTCTGATTTCCAAACCGTTATCAAGGACTTGATTAAAACACCAGTACACTACAGAGAAAAGAGTAAGTTCAGTGCTTTTatcttttcatgtatttttggcATTTCTTTATACAAATGATTCTAAAAGTATTTAGTTACTAACCTCTCAGGTGGTCATGTGATGCTTTGGCACCTATTGATCAAATTTTGGATAGTATACAGAAGGAAGTAgtagggtgaaaaaaaaaaaacatgtatgacTCAGAACATTCTGGAAAGACAACCTGGAGGGCAGTACTGTGAAAACAGGTGTTTTTTCCAAGCTGTAGAAGGTTCTTCAGGATCAGACAAGTTAGTTTTTTTAACGGTAGCTACTGAGATACGTCACACTGCCTTTCAGAGAAGGATAAGAGCTAGTGCTAGAGAAGTACAAATATCCTGTTAAAATATTACTACAATTAAAGTTCTTGCTTTAGAAAGGACTGAAGAAacaaaagttaaagtactgatcTATGAGAACTACATTATgtaggcaaaagtattgggtattgggtttccagccatatgtggttcttccccaaacaaaGTTGGAGCCACagaattgtatatgatgtctttggatgcagtggaATGAAAAtttcctgtgtacaaagccagctccatgaacatatactTTACATTGGTTgcattggaagatctcctgctataaagctctgaactcaacgttaatgaacacctttgggatgaatatgaacactgactgtacctcaggcctcctcatctcaccttcatcagtacctaactTGACTAAAGCCCTTGTTTCTGATTGAGTACGAATGTCCACAtacacaatctagtggaacatcttcccagataaGTGGTTATTATAATGCAGACGAAATTGGAATAGTATGTCCATAAAGGACATATGGATCTTATGGTCTgttgttcacaaacttttgtacttATATTGTGGATTTGAATGGATTCTGCAGTTCAGGGCTCCATTCTCCTGTGCGTTAACAGCTTTTCAAGATGGTATTATTACACATACAGTGAGAGAACCCTCATTCCACACAACCCCTCGATGAGAATCGTACAGGTTTCTCTCATGGTCTCATAACAGCTTCTCATTTCACGCAATTTAAGTATTCACCTCAAAGTAGTGAGGAACGCTGTTTTTCTGAAAGGTGGTATGGTAAACATCTGACGTTAAAATGCAGCGAAGGAAAAATGTGTCTAAAATGAATATACTTAATTAATGTACAAATACTTTAAGTACATTGGGGaagtaaaaacatttcattattttgcactgaGGCTCAGTTTCTCATTGAGGGTTATATCAGATGTGACTGGATCTCTGGTTGAAACCATGAGCATGAATATGGAACGACTATCAAACAAAAACCTATTGAATAAACCAAACCTTTGAAAGTTGATACGTTGAAAGGCACCAGAAATGGGAGCAGCGATCAATTCTAGTAGGAGATCTGCATCAACATGTCCAAACATCCTCTCATTTTTCCCCATTTGCATCCATTTCCGTATCGGAGAACTCTGTTTCCTGAACAGATTTCACACATCACTGCCTGCTGTGTAAAAAAAGTGATGGGAATTCATTCCTGGTCATTGAGTATAGACTCAGTGGCATCTTTGTGGGTTAAGGCACCTAAAATAAAGCTAGTGTGCTCCATATGTGCAACATGTTCGACaaggaataaatgttttacaagTAACTTCTACAAGTGCCTGTTTGAAGAGCAATGTAGGTTTATAGAGCTCTGGGTTTGGAAACGAATCGCCATGGGAAGTCTGAAGCCATGAAAAAAACCTTACAGCCTTGTAAATATTTGTCTGTTTGAATGCATGAGGTAAATGAGTGCCTGAGGAAACAATTTGAGGAATTCATGGCTGCTTCATGaatatctcattccacatttagtccccatttgatgttatagtaacctttactcttctgggaagttgttccactagtttttggAGAGTGTTTGCggggattcattcagccacaaaggttttagtaaaatcaggtactgatgtgggtgtggtgaggaggcctgggg from Silurus meridionalis isolate SWU-2019-XX chromosome 16, ASM1480568v1, whole genome shotgun sequence encodes the following:
- the zgc:174906 gene encoding uncharacterized protein zgc:174906, with protein sequence MDMELKVEARLIQKFKPQLIDALSGDPDFLLQHCHASQLLTQKEYSHVKASVVPWDKTRDILDYVMNKDRKRLQIFLKLLKKKEIKEAFPKLAFLDEVEWAKSLTIGNKRNQNNQEKQAADDVPRKQMCKFDRGNRMVTEKQLMLVARNIGITWKEVGRVALEIPSVRLEQIVEENPHSHREKVFCMLRLWSMREKEKASAVRLHSLLTQEDFGVSPGSIDFLLEESSSPPS